In a single window of the Drosophila albomicans strain 15112-1751.03 chromosome 3, ASM965048v2, whole genome shotgun sequence genome:
- the LOC117571030 gene encoding trypsin alpha-like: protein MFRILIALFIIGSSLASTVFHSDVPMPDGRIVGGETTNIREYPHQISMRYRGNHRCGGSIYNRNTIVSAAHCVNTLADASNLTIYIGTNNIFFPTGQELAVRKFVIHENYRKLNNDYDVALLFLDGEIEYNENAQPIELATERPENATPVLVTGWGTTTEDGNLASDLQKVEVNIIENSACKSAYSIMLTSRMLCAGVTGGGKDACQGDSGGPLIFENKLLGIVSWGTGCARPNKPGVYASVPDVRSWIEETAKQSENLGIIEFL, encoded by the coding sequence ATGTTTCGCATCTTGATAGCGCTTTTCATAATAGGTTCATCGCTGGCAAGCACCGTCTTCCACAGCGATGTTCCTATGCCAGACGGACGAATTGTTGGCGGCGAAACAACTAACATTCGCGAATATCCTCATCAGATTTCCATGCGTTACCGAGGCAATCACAGATGTGGCGGATCAATCTATAACAGAAATACCATTGTGAGCGCAGCTCATTGTGTGAATACTCTAGCTGATGCTTCCAATCTGACGATCTACATTGGCACCAACAATATCTTCTTCCCTACTGGCCAGGAGCTAGCTGTACGGAAATTCGTCATTCATGAAAATTACAGGAAACTAAATAATGACTACGATGTAGCGCTTCTGTTCCTAGACGGAGAGATTGAGTATAATGAGAATGCTCAGCCAATTGAATTGGCAACGGAACGTCCTGAGAACGCTACTCCTGTCCTTGTAACTGGTTGGGGAACAACTACAGAAGATGGCAATTTAGCTAGCGACCTTCAAAAAGTGGAAGTAAACATTATCGAGAACTCAGCTTGCAAGTCCGCCTATTCCATTATGCTGACCAGTCGTATGTTATGTGCAGGCGTCACTGGCGGTGGCAAGGATGCCTGCCAGGGTGACTCTGGTGGCCCCCTGATCTTCGAGAATAAGCTGCTGGGTATTGTGTCATGGGGCACAGGATGTGCTCGTCCAAATAAACCAGGCGTTTATGCATCCGTTCCTGATGTGCGCTCTTGGATCGAAGAGACCGCCAAACAGAGTGAAAATTTGGgtataattgaatttctgtGA
- the LOC117571362 gene encoding lambda-crystallin homolog, with translation MSCQKIGIVGSGLIGRAWAMLFAAAGYRVQLYDILETQVDGALLEIQKELHSLKAKGALRGQLSPEAQFELISGCTDLKQLVENALHIQECIPELLQLKRDLYAQLDEVLESQTVVASSTSTFMPSLYTEGLKQRSQMLVAHPLNPPYFIPLVELVPAPWTNKETVESTRQLMLALGQRPVVLNREVQGFATNRIQYAILNEVWRLVGGGIISVEDVDRVLSDGLGLRYALLGSLETAHLNAPGGVADYFQRFGGEIAAVSASYGPTPDMRNEGETLAEIASQCEELVPLEALQQRRATRDEFLTRLSTLKRQLP, from the exons ATGAGTTGCCAGAAGATCGGCATCGTGGGCAGCGGCCTAATCGGGCGTGCTTGGGCAATGCTTTTTGCCGCAGCTGGCTACCGAGTGCAGTTATATGATATACTGGAGACTCAAGTGGATGGAGCACTGCTCGAGATACAGAAGGAGTTGCACAGTCTCAAGGCAAAGGGTGCGCTACGTGGTCAACTGTCACCGGAGGCACAATTTGAGCTGATCAGCGGCTGCACAGATCTGAAGCAGTTGGTAGAGAATGCTTTGCACATTCAGGAGTGCATACCAGAGCTGTTGCAGCTGAAGCGGGATCTCTATGCCCAGCTGGATGAAGTCTTGGAGTCACAGACAGTTGTGGCCAGTTCAACAAGCACTTTTATGCCTTCACTTTACACCGAGGGATTGAAGCAGCGCTCTCAG ATGCTTGTGGCTCATCCCCTGAATCCACCATACTTCATTCCACTCGTAGAACTCGTGCCAGCGCCCTGGACCAACAAGGAGACTGTAGAGAGCACACGTCAGCTGATGCTGGCTCTGGGACAACGACCTGTGGTGCTGAACCGTGAAGTTCAGGGATTCGCCACCAATCGCATACAGTATGCCATACTCAATGAGGTGTGGCGCTTGGTTGGTGGCGGCATCATCAGTGTGGAGGATGTGGATCGTGTGCTGAGCGATGGTCTGGGTCTGCGGTATGCCCTTTTGGGATCCCTGGAGACGGCTCACCTAAATGCGCCCGGAGGTGTTGCTGATTATTTCCAACGCTTTGGCGGCGAGATCGCCGCTGTGAGCGCCAGCTATGGTCCCACACCGGATATGCGAAACGAGGGAGAAACGCTAGCGGAGATTGCGAGTCAATGCGAAGAGCTTGTGCCATTGGAAGCGTTGCAGCAACGTCGTGCCACACGCGACGAGTTCCTAACGCGCCTATCAACGCTAAAGCGTCAGTTGCCATAA
- the LOC117571031 gene encoding trypsin delta-like, which yields MFRILIALFIIGSSLASTVFHSDVPMPDGRIVGGETTNIREYPHQISMRYRGNHRCGGSIYNRNTIVSAAHCVNTLADASNLTIYIGINNIFRPTGQELAVRKFVIHEKYRKLNNDYDVALLFLDGEIEYNENAQPIELATERPENATPVLVTGWGTTTEEGNLASDLQKVEVNIIENSACKSAYSIMLTSRMLCAGVTGGGKDACQGDSGGPLIYENKLLGIVSWGTGCARPNKPGVYASVPDVRSWIEENAKQSENLDKIEFM from the coding sequence ATGTTTCGCATCTTGATAGCGCTTTTCATAATCGGTTCATCGTTGGCAAGCACCGTCTTCCACAGCGATGTTCCTATGCCAGACGGGCGTATTGTAGGCGGCGAAACAACTAACATTCGCGAATATCCTCATCAGATTTCCATGCGTTACCGAGGCAATCACAGATGTGGTGGATCAATCTATAACAGAAATACCATTGTGAGCGCAGCTCATTGTGTGAATACTCTAGCTGATGCTTCCAATCTGACGATCTACATTGGCATCAACAATATATTCCGCCCAACGGGGCAGGAGCTAGCTGTACGGAAGTTCGTCATTCATGAGAAGTACAGGAAACTAAATAATGACTACGATGTAGCGCTTCTGTTCCTTGACGGAGAGATTGAGTATAATGAGAATGCTCAGCCAATTGAATTGGCAACGGAACGTCCTGAGAACGCTACTCCTGTCCTTGTAACTGGTTGGGGAACAACTACAGAAGAAGGCAATTTGGCCAGCGACCTCCAAAAGGTGGAAGTAAACATTATCGAGAACTCAGCTTGCAAGTCCGCCTATTCCATTATGCTGACCAGTCGTATGTTATGTGCAGGCGTCACTGGCGGTGGCAAGGATGCCTGCCAGGGTGACTCTGGTGGCCCCCTGATCTACGAAAATAAGCTGCTGGGTATTGTGTCATGGGGCACAGGATGTGCTCGTCCAAATAAACCAGGCGTTTATGCATCCGTTCCTGATGTGCGCTCTTGGATCGAGGAGAACGCCAAACAGAGTGAAAATTTggataaaattgaatttatgtaa